In the Arachis hypogaea cultivar Tifrunner chromosome 20, arahy.Tifrunner.gnm2.J5K5, whole genome shotgun sequence genome, CAAATCATTCTGGAGATCTAACTTGGGCCGATATTCAGGTCCAAGCCCAAAAAGAGGACCCATGTTCTAACCCAGTGATACCGTGCTTGGAGCTAAAGCAGCGCGTGATGGACCAAGCAAGGATCGAAGATCAGAAAGGGGCTTTGGGTCGGGCGGGTTGGGGTGGGGTTCGGGTAGGATTTTCTGGGATAGcccaagacaaaaaaaaaaaaaaaaaagaagaaagaaagaagaaaacgaCGCCGTATCAAGAAAAATATCAATTGTTCTCTAGCAAGGACCTTATCTTGAAGAACCATATTTACATTGCAATTGCCGATTGAACTACAGAAGTGTCTTCAATCCCTGCAATGGCGACGGTCACGTTCTCCCTATCCGctaaaaccctaaccctaccatCCCACCCTAAAACTCCAATCTTCAACCAAGTAAAGAACGTTGGGTTCTTGAGGAGGGTCCCCAGTAGTGGCAGCGTGGTTGGGAGGCGGAAGAGCGTGATTCTCGGGGCTTTGGATGGAGAATACTCGTCGAAGAGGAGTAGCAGCAGCGAACAAAGAGAGACCATTATGCTTCCCGGTTGCGACTACAACCACTGGCTCATTGTCATGGAGTTCCCCAAGGATCCTGCTCCCACCCGCGAGCAGATGATTGACACTTACCTTAATACCCTCGCCTCCGTCCTTGGAAGGTTCTTCCTTTTCCccattttgtttcaaattttattattttcaatagaaCTAGGGTCTTTGATGTATTAGATTTGGCTATAGTTAGTTAAAGTTTCTGTTGATTCTGTTCTTCACTGACACTGGTTACTGAAATCGTTGTTGTACCTTGTAAACTGTAACTTAACTAGTTCAGCTTCATTTCACTCAATACTTCCTTTGTTTCTTGTAGTCTAGGGTAGGGTACTTATAAATTGTGTGGCTTTTGCTTGTGCACCTCATAATATGAATAAGAGGCTCTAATTGGTGGATTATGGTACATTGGTAGTGGTGTATTGTGTGTGTGATATGGGAGGAACTTTGTTCTTCTGGTGTTTTGCTTCTGATGCAAATTTTGCTTTGTGTATTGTCAGCATGGAAGAGGCAAAGAAGAACATGTATGCCTTTAGCACCACCACCTACACAGGATTCCAGTGCACTGTTGACGAAGCAACATCTGAGAAATTCAAGGGTAATGTTTTATAATTCGTGCAGTTGTCTTTGTGGCCTTGTGTGGTTACTTGGTAAAACATTTTTGGATCTTCTTGGTCTAATTTAGGATTTTTCCTCTTGTAGGGTTGCCTGGTGTTCTTTGGGTGCTGCCAGACTCGTATATAGATGTTAAAAACAAAGACTATGGAGGTTAAATTCTTTAGTTTAGACACTGATTAGTTGTGTGGTTATATTCTACCCTATGAGTCTTGACAATCTGATAACTGGGTGGTTAATTGGTTATTGTTCTTCAACTTAGGTGACAAATACATAAATGGGGAGATCATTCCTTGCAAGTATCCCACCTATCAACCAAAACGTAGTAGCGGACCAAAGAATGAGAGCAGAAGGTATGAGAGAAGGAGAGATGGCCCTCCTCCTGAGCGCAGAAGGCCAAGACAAGAGGCAGCTGCCTCAGATTCAGCCTCTACATGAGGTAATGTATTCAGTATTCTGTTCTACTCTCTGCATGTTTTTCATTTCCCATAATCTGGTGTGTACAAGTTATATCTAAAAAATCATGTATCACAGAATTTTACAGCTTACTTCATTTTATTGGTCTTAGGCCAGCTGCTGCAAGATCCTTTTTGTAGGCATTTTTATTCATTATACCCTTGCAAGCTCTGATATCAGTTGTTATATTACTattatttcaggtaatttttcagtttttttgCCGAGTAATGCCAAACGAAAGCAGCTCCTTATCATATGCCACTTGATTTAACCAACTAGAAGATTAAGGCATTAAGCTTTTGTTGGATTTTCATGAGATATATACAATTGGTCTTGCCAGGTTACGCAGCCCATCTCGAGGAATATGTGTTCTTGGACTATGAGGTGACATGTAAGATGGGTGTTGGGTATATTTGTGTAATTGTTTGTAATCTGGTATTCGTTATATCGACCCGTTTTTGGTGCTATGACAAGTCTTTTATAGATTCATGGCAAGTGACAAATAGGAACTGTACTATTTAGTGTGCATATTTAGCTTCTTGACATTAAATGGCCGATCAATGATGTTTTAATTTTGCTACGGTGCCTTGGTCACAGTTTTGCCGCAGTTTATCTTGCGCAAAGCTTTGTTAATGCCTAAAGCAAAAGGCAGTAATAACTAATAACTCTATTTTCCTAACAGAAACAAACGGCATAGACACACCAGTTTATATATTGATTTCTTAAATTTCTCGGTTGCTCGACCAAAATAGAACACTTTGCAAGTAAATTGATATTCCTCTCAAGCCTATAGAATGGTGCACATTAAACTTGCTTTGTTTAGATTTGAATGGCTCTTTGCTCTTGCTAATCTTTCTCAAGCTGAAGCAGCAAACTTGGGAAAGAGTAGACAGTTAATATAGTGTTgtataactaataataatactTCTATGaattaaaatgtattttttaatagttaaataattaatattatattgaaACTATTCAGTACGTGGATCTTGCTGAAATCCTATAGCCTCTAcgtatgtaaatttattattattctcaTGTCACACTCAGACACCGCTGGGGCTAATTGGTTGTCCACACCACTCCTTATCTTGATCTTGAAAGAAGATTAACATCGCAAATCATACAGCTTTGAAAGTTTTGTCTTCATTTCCAATAGGGAAACAAATGGAGGGGCCAAAGGCCACTTCTTTGCTGGATTGAATTGGTTTGACATCATCCGGCACATTTTTACTCATCATACAGTCCTACTCAACACATTTTTATGATGCTGTAAACATACTTTATTACAAATATGGCGGGCAGTGAATGATTAGAAATATGTTTgcttcatattttattatttcaattggGGATGCTCAAAAAAATCGTTATGAGTTATGGCCTAGTATTACTATTCACAATTAATAATTTGGCACTATTGCATGCTtaatgcttttcttttatttgtttcttcttcATAAAATTCATTTATATCCCTCATAAAACTTTGGCACGATTCCACCCCCCTTAGCTTCCCGTTTTGGTGGGTTGGTGAGAGTGTTGACACTTTACACTTGCATGTGCACATTTTAGCATAGATAAGATTTCTGCGGTTGCTGAAGATAACTTAGAATCAACGGAAAcacacttttcctttttcatactAATAAAAAAGTGAAGCACTTTAAGTGTCAAGGAAAAAGCTTTTTCCTTCTCCACACAATACAAGGTTTTGAAGAAGAACATAGGAAGCTTGAATTCCATCTACAGTCTCTAAACTCAGATAAAAGCATGGCCTATTACAGCTATCCCTATTCTGATTCTGATTATGGTGAGTACAATTTCAATTCTTATGCTTCCACTTATAATTATGCTCAAGTTCCAACCTTTAATTCTTACAATAGCTATGAATATAATAAACCATATTATGGGTATGATCAAAGTTTGTATCTTTCTGCAAATTACCCTTATCAGAGTTACCAAACTAGTATATCATACTCTGCCACCAATTTTACTGACCCAAAATCATTTGAGTATGATCCCAATCATGGAATGACTCAGCTTGTGATCTCATACAATACCGTGGAATCTAATATccctgaatttgatgaatatgatCCAACACCTTATGGTGGTGGTTATGATATTGCTGAGACCTATGGAAAACCTCTACCACCCTCAGATGAAATCTGCTACCCTCCTTCCACCGGATCAAGTTCAATTGCTCCACCCGCTGATGCTGTTCCTGCTGGGCCAATAGTACCATTACCATTGCCTACTGTTGATGAGGCAATTGATGAGAAAGCAATCATTCCCCAGAAAGAAGCTGAACGTGAAGTGACTCAAGAAATGCCTCAGTCACAAGATAGTAGCAAAGATCAAGAAGAGGTAATTGAAGATAAAGACTATGATACCAGTGAGGAaagtgaaagtgatgatgaagatgatagaAATAACTATTCTGGGTCTGGTTATGGGAATGGATACAGTGGGGAAAAGGGTGATGAGTATGAGAAGAAAGTGCCAGCACAGTATCCTCCTAGTGGATATGGCTTGGAAGCTATGGATCTCTGTGAGACTTTGTTTGGGTATTGGCCTTGTTTGTCACGTATGAAGAGAGAACATCGTTGTGAAGCAGCTCCTCATAGAGGAAACTATTATTGCCAGGAGAATATTTGGAAAGGGACTGCAGATTATCTCTTTGGGAATCCATATCCATATGGTGGCAGAGGGGAAGAAGAAGGGAGTGGCTATGGTCAtgtaggaggaggaggagaacttGTGCATTCATATGAAAGGCATTATCCAACTCAAGCACACTACAGGCAAAGTGAATATACTGATGGATCATCATGGTGACACAACAAAACAATTTGTTGAGATATGTAACGAAATATATATAAGTTGAAGGTGTAAACAAATAATATTGTATTCTGTATGTGTATTGTGTACTGTCTCTCTGTAATTTTAATAATTGTGAAAATTTGCAGTGAaacattttgaaaataaagaaaatttcaTGCTTTCATTATGTACAAGCCAATGCCGGTTAAGATGTCTGTTGAAAATATCTCCCTTTTCTTCTGTTTGTCAAAACTCTACATAGATAATTGTTACGAGATTATGAAAATCTCATGGCATTATGGCGTTGGAAGAGTTGGTCTCATTCTATGAAAGATGTTCTTGTAAAAGGAGAAAAAGAGACTTGTTTCACAGCCTTGAAAACATTGTTTCACCAGAATGAGATGAATCATAATTATAAGGAATAATGGTGGTCTCAGATAATTTCCCAACAGGTTTTTCATATCAGTAATTCAAGCTGGCAACTATATATGTTTTTGATGAGATGAATCAAcctaaggaaaaagcaaaaatcaTAAACAACTATTAAATGTGATCAGAATTGAAGGAAGAAATTAATAGTAATAATGTCTGGGCAAAATCATCGTACCTACAAATCCCCCATAGCGAATTTTCCTCCTACCATAAATTTTGATCAATGCCTGTGTGTCAGTTCCTTCCCACACGCCGCATGAATATGATTTAGGAatgtacaataataataataatgtgtgaTATAATGGATAACATAGTCCATTAGTAATTATAGGTAAAAGAAGAACAACATGGACCATTAGTATTCTTTGCTTAAAGTTTTATCAACGAAATTAACAAAAGACCAAAATAATTGTTGTCTCGAACATTCCACGGAGCATGGCTTTCTTTggttattataatataatagttGACACTATTACTTAATTACTATGGTgaaaagatgaagagaagaagaaaacacaTGAATAATTAGGAAAAGAGAGGCATGCATGGCCCCAAATGCAAGCGCAAATCATGGCCAAAGCGCCAAAAGACACAATTGCTAGATATTCATACAACTTACGTACAAAGACACATCACTacctaaattaaaaataattaaaaaaaaaagcatcatAAATCGTAAAGGCAAAGTTGTTTTCAACCAGAATCatcattattttattctttatcaTATAGTTTTGAAGCTATCATCAGTATCACACCACCTACTAAATTTTCATTAGTTATATGGTAACGTTTTTTATTGTGCTATTTGCTACATTACATAGGGGTTCCTTGCTTGTCACATTTTGTGAGTCATGTCCTAGGTTGTAACGCAAGGGCAGATTGTAGATTTCACATGATACAATCCAACCAAGAACTTAGAAATTCTGTCAAATGTCCTAACTGGCTCCCACTTCCAATCATAGTGTTTCAAT is a window encoding:
- the LOC112786878 gene encoding multiple organellar RNA editing factor 9, chloroplastic → MATVTFSLSAKTLTLPSHPKTPIFNQVKNVGFLRRVPSSGSVVGRRKSVILGALDGEYSSKRSSSSEQRETIMLPGCDYNHWLIVMEFPKDPAPTREQMIDTYLNTLASVLGSMEEAKKNMYAFSTTTYTGFQCTVDEATSEKFKGLPGVLWVLPDSYIDVKNKDYGGDKYINGEIIPCKYPTYQPKRSSGPKNESRRYERRRDGPPPERRRPRQEAAASDSAST
- the LOC112786877 gene encoding uncharacterized protein, whose amino-acid sequence is MAYYSYPYSDSDYGEYNFNSYASTYNYAQVPTFNSYNSYEYNKPYYGYDQSLYLSANYPYQSYQTSISYSATNFTDPKSFEYDPNHGMTQLVISYNTVESNIPEFDEYDPTPYGGGYDIAETYGKPLPPSDEICYPPSTGSSSIAPPADAVPAGPIVPLPLPTVDEAIDEKAIIPQKEAEREVTQEMPQSQDSSKDQEEVIEDKDYDTSEESESDDEDDRNNYSGSGYGNGYSGEKGDEYEKKVPAQYPPSGYGLEAMDLCETLFGYWPCLSRMKREHRCEAAPHRGNYYCQENIWKGTADYLFGNPYPYGGRGEEEGSGYGHVGGGGELVHSYERHYPTQAHYRQSEYTDGSSW